A part of Salmo trutta chromosome 15, fSalTru1.1, whole genome shotgun sequence genomic DNA contains:
- the LOC115149433 gene encoding relaxin-3-like, producing MPLKITTVILVCVGSLFLCASAQSLSRDYGVKLCGREFIRAVIFTCGGSRWKRSLDEDLDPFQPSSYSDVTKGEDSRINWPHGHGLDQAADHPLQFSSSLADLLSLLGGVGDQRGSMVDVNPSEGLPNQASVQGGVAKNPSINWPRRDRQKRNFSLGVAGMCCNQGCTKNDIGRLC from the exons ATGCCTCTAAAGATCACTACTGTGATCCTTGTGTGTGTTGGTAGTTTGTTCTTGTGTGCGAGCGCTCAAAGCTTATCACGAGACTACGGGGTGAAACTGTGCGGCAGAGAGTTTATAAGAGCCGTTATCTTCACGTGCGGCGGGTCCCGTTGGAAACGATCCTTAGATGAAGACTTGG ATCCCTTCCAGCCCAGTTCCTACAGTGATGTCACGAAGGGCGAGGACAGCAGAATCAACTGGCCTCACGGACATGGTCTAGACCAGGCAGCAGACCACCCTCTCCAGTTCTCATCCTCCCtggcagacctcctctcactcttGGGCGGAGTGGGAGACCAAAGGGGGTCAATGGTTGATGTCAACCCCAGCGAGGGGCTTCCGAACCAGGCTTCAGTGCAGGGAGGAGTGGCCAAGAATCCGAGCATCAACTGGCCACGGCGTGACAGACAGAAGAGGAACTTTTCCCTGGGCGTAGCTGGCATGTGCTGTAACCAGGGTTGCACTAAGAATGACATTGGGCGTCTGTGCTGA
- the LOC115149432 gene encoding tyrosine-protein kinase JAK2 isoform X4, with product MRESDRIWFPPNHILKLHQSANDSLLFRVRYYFPGWYGGSCSLRYGVNKGMDSPVFDDTVMSYLFAQWRSDFVHSWVIFPVNHEAQEECLGMAVLDMMRMAKESSQSPVDIYNDTSYKSFLPKNMRAHIQEYHFVTRKRIRHRFRKFIQQFSQCKATARDLKLKYLVNLETLHPAFYSECFRVTESLEGEVTIVVTGNNGIQWSREEDKEADKGFQTYCDFPEVIDISIKQANKDGSIESRIVTINRQDSQTLELEFRSLSEALSFVSLVDGYYRLIADAHHFLCKEVAPPRLLEAIQSYCHGPVSMDFAISKLRRSGNQKGLYILRSSPKDYNKYFLSFVVGCDSLVEYKHCQIVKTDQGDYILSGAKKSFGSLRELLHRYQKEALRSDGHVFQFTKCCPPKAKDKSNLLVCRSNQGAEVPLSPSLHRHNISQMVFHKIRKEDLVIKDSLGQGTFTKIFCGVRKELGDYGEIHQMDVLVKILDKAHRNYSESFFEAASMMSQLSHKHLLLTYGVCVCGEENMMVQEYVKFGSLDTYLKKNKSSVNITWKLEVAKQLAWAMHYLEDKNLVHGNVCAKNVLLSREEDRKTGNPPFIKLSDPGISITVLPKDVLVERIPWVPPECLQEDRHLTLATDKWAFGTTLWEICSGGDRPLGTLDCSKKQLFYEDHHQLPAPKWTELANLINSCMDYDPSSRPSFRAVIRDLNSLFTPEGVDCLLSPAPDYELLVESDMVPNRARGFGFPGAFENQNPAQFEERHLIFLKQLGKGNFGSVEMCRYDPLQDNTGEVVAVKKLQHSTAEHLRDFEREIEILKSLQHDNIVKYKGVCYSAGRRNLRLIMEYLPYGSLRDYLIKNKDRFDYKKLLHYASQICKGMDYLATKRYIHRDLATRNILVESELRVKIGDFGLTKVLPQDKDYYTVREPGESPIFWYAPESLTESKFSVGSDVWSFGVVLYELFSDKNCSPPAAFMDKMGSDKQGQMIVYHLIDLLKRGYRLPAPKGCPEEIQHMMTECWNIDPALRPTFKKLAQTVDMFRDSKEG from the exons tggcGTAGTGACTTTGTGCATAGCTGGGTGATTTTCCCAGTGAACCATGAGGCCCAGGAGGAGTGTCTTGGCATGGCTGTGTTGGACATGATGAGGATGGCTAAGGAGAGTAGCCAGTCTCCTGTGGACATCTATAACGACACCAG CTATAAGTCGTTCCTGCCCAAGAATATGCGTGCCCATATCCAAGAGTACCACTTTGTGACCCGGAAGAGGATCCGCCATCGCTTCAGGAAGTTCATCCAGCAGTTCAGCCAGTGTAAAGCCACGGCTCGTGACCTCAAGCTCAAATACCTGGTGAACCTGGAGACGCTGCACCCAGCCTTCTACTCGGAGTGCTTCCGTGTCACCGAGTCCTTGGAAGGAGAGGTCACCATCGTCGTCACAGGAAACAACGGCATCCAGTGGTCCCGGGAGGAGGATAAGGAGGCAGACAAG ggttTCCAGACGTACTGTGATTTCCCTGAAGTTATTGACATCAGCATCAAACAAGCCAACAAGGATGGCTCTATCGAGAGTCGCATCGTCACCATCAACAGACAGGACAGTCAGACTCTG GAGCTGGAGTTCCGTTCCCTGTCGGAGGCTCTGTCCTTTGTGTCTTTGGTGGATGGCTACTACCGGCTCATAGCAGACGCTCACCACTTCCTGTGTAAAGAGGTGGCGCCCCCTAGGCTGCTGGAGGCCATTCAGAGTTACTGCCATGGTCCAGTCTC gatgGACTTTGCTATCAGTAAGCTGCGGCGGTCTGGGAATCAGAAGGGTCTGTACATCCTCCGTAGCAGCCCTAAGGACTACAACAAATACTTCCTGTCTTTTGTAGTGGGC TGTGACAGCCTAGTTGAGTACAAgcactgccagatagtgaagacAGACCAGGGAGACTACATCCTCTCTGGGGCCAAGAAGAGTTTTGGTTCTCTGAGGGAGCTGCTCCACCGCTACCAGAAAGAAGCTCTGCGCTCTGACGGACACGTCTTCCAGTTCACCAAGTGCTGCCCGCCTAAAGCTAAAG ACAAGTCTAACCTGTTGGTGTGCCGCAGTAACCAGGGGGCTGAggtccccctgtccccctctctgcaCAGACACAACATCAGCCAGATGGTCTTCCACAAGATACGCAAGGAGGATCTTGTCATC AAAGATAGTCTGGGACAGGGGACGTTTACGAAGATCTTCTGTGGCGTGAGGAAGGAGCTGGGAGACTACGGAGAGATTCACCAGATGGATGTCCTTGTTAAGATCCTGGATAAGGCTCACCGAAACTACTCCGAG tcgTTCTTTGAAGCCGCCAGTATGATGAGCCAGCTATCCCATAAGCACCTGCTCCTCACCTATGGCGTGTGTGTCTGCGGAGAGGAGA ACATGATGGTGCAGGAATATGTGAAGTTTGGCTCCCTGGATACATACCTAAAGAAGAACAAGAGCTCTGTGAACATCACCTGGAAGCTAGAGGTGGCCAAGCAGCTGGCTTGGGCTATGCATTACCTG GAGGATAAGAACCTGGTCCATGGGAATGTGTGTGCCAAGAATGTTCTGTTGAGCCGCGAGGAGGACAGGAAGACTGGGAACCCCCCCTTCATCAAACTGAGTGACCCTGGAATCAGCATCACGGTGCTGCCTAAAGATG TCCTTGTGGAGCGCATCCCCTGGGTACCTCCCGAGTGTTTACAGGAGGACAGACACCTCACTCTAGCTACAGATAAGTGGGCCTTCGGCACCACTCTGTGGGAGATCTGTAGTGGAGGAGACAGACCACTCGGCACACTGGACTGCTCCAAG AAACAGCTGTTCTATGAAGACCACCACCAGCTGCCTGCACCTAAGTGGACAGAGCTGGCCAACCTGATCAACAGCTGTATGGACTATGATCCGTCCAGCAGACCGTCCTTCAGAGCTGTCATCAGAGACCTCAACAGTCTCTTCACTCCTG AAGGTGTTGattgtctcctgtctcctgctcCAGACTATGAGTTGCTGGTGGAGAGTGACATGGTGCCCAACAGGGCCAGAGGGTTTGGGTTCCCAGGGGCCTTTGAGAACCAAAACCCTGCTCAGTTTGAAGAGAGACATCTCATCTTCCTCAAGCAGCTGGGCAAG ggtaacTTTGGCAGTGTGGAGATGTGTAGGTACGACCCTCTGCAGGATAATACTGGGGAGGTTGTAGCAGTCAAGAAGctgcagcacagcacagcagaaCACCTCCGAGACTTTGAACGGGAGATAGAGATCCTCAAGTCCCTTCAGCATGACAACATCGTCAAGTACAAGGGAGTGTGTTACAGTGCTG gCCGGAGGAACCTGCGTCTGATCATGGAGTACCTCCCCTACGGCAGTCTGAGGGACTACCTCATCAAGAACAAGGACCGCTTCGACTACAAGAAGCTCCTGCACTACGCCTCACAGATCTGCAAG GGCATGGACTACCTGGCGACCAAACGCTACATCCACCGGGACTTGGCCACGCGGAACATCCTGGTAGAGAGCGAGCTGAGGGTGAAGATAGGAGACTTTGGCCTCACTAAGGTCCTGCCTCAGGACAAGGACTACTACACTGTCAGAGAGCCGGGAGAGAGTCCCATCTTCTG GTATGCCCCAGAGTCTCTGACAGAGAGCAAGTTTTCAGTGGGCTCTGACGTGTGGAGCTTTGGAGTGGTCCTCTATGAGCTGTTCAGTGACAAGAACTGCAGTCCTCCAGCT gcgTTCATGGATAAGATGGGCAGTGACAAGCAGGGCCAGATGATCGTGTATCACCTCATAGATCTGCTGAAGAGAGGATACAGACTGCCTGCTCCCAAAGGCTGTCCTGAGgag ATCCAGCACATGATGACCGAGTGCTGGAACATTGACCCAGCCCTGCGGCCCACCTTCAAGAAGTTAGCCCAGACCGTGGACATGTTCCGGGACAGTAAGGAGGGCTGA
- the LOC115148348 gene encoding 50 kDa spicule matrix protein-like: MGQIKPGFPNWQPMGQIKPGFSNWQPMGQIKPGFPNWQPMGQIKPGFPNWQPMGQIKPGFPNWQPMGQIKPGFSNWQPMGQIKPGFPNWQPMGQIKPGFSNWQPMGQIKPGFSNWQPMGQIKPGFSNWQPMGQIKPGFPNWQPMGQIKPGFSNWQPMGQIKPGFSNWQPMGQIKPGFSNWQPMGQIKPGFPYWQPMGQIKPGFPNWQPMGQIKPGFPNWQPMGQIKPGFPNWQPMGQIKPGFPNWQPMGQIKPGFSNWPMGQIKPGFSNWQPMVQIKPGFSNWQPMGQIKPGFSNWPMDQIKPGFSNWQPMGQIKPGFSKWQPMGQI; this comes from the exons ATGGGCCAG ATtaaaccagggttccccaactggcagcccatGGGTCAGATTAAaccagggttctccaactggcAGCCCATGGGCCAGATtaaaccagggttccccaactggcagcccatGGGCCAGATtaaaccagggttccccaactggcagcccatGGGCCAGATtaaaccagggttccccaactggcagcccatGGGTCAGATTAAaccagggttctccaactggcAGCCCATGGGCCAGATtaaaccagggttccccaactggcagcccatGGGCCAGATTAAaccagggttctccaactggcAGCCCATGGGCCAGATTAAaccagggttctccaactggcAGCCCATGGGTCAGATTAAaccagggttctccaactggcAGCCCATGG GCCAGATtaaaccagggttccccaactggcagcccatGGGTCAGATTAAaccagggttctccaactggcAGCCCATGGGCCAGATtaaaccagg GTTCTCCAACTGGCAGCCCATGGGTCAGATTAAaccagggttctccaactggcAGCCCATGGGCCAGATTAAACCAGGGTTCCCCTACTGGCAGCCCATGGGTCAGATtaaaccagggttccccaactggcagcccatGGGTCAGATtaaaccagggttccccaactggcagcccatGGGTCAGATtaaaccagggttccccaactggcagcccatGGGTCAGATtaaaccagggttccccaactggcagcccatGGGCCAGATTAAaccagggttctccaactggcCCATGGGTCAGATTAAaccagggttctccaactggcAGCCCATGGTTCAGATTAAaccagggttctccaactggcAGCCCATGGGTCAGATTAAaccagggttctccaactggcCCATGGACCAGATTAAaccagggttctccaactggcAGCCCATGGGCCAGATTAAACCAGGGTTCTCCAAATGGCAGCCCATGGGTCAGATTTAG